A window of the Brassica napus cultivar Da-Ae unplaced genomic scaffold, Da-Ae ScsIHWf_1410;HRSCAF=1992, whole genome shotgun sequence genome harbors these coding sequences:
- the LOC106359087 gene encoding uncharacterized protein LOC106359087, whose protein sequence is MASGHEIYALRAWMYNHKDPETGEVTKEYRAGLRGFLQQATNQPFAREHGKIFCPCRKCKNEPYLEIDTVKRHLYNRGFRPNYYIWFLHGEGASSSSTGQGFELPNYNADYYDPREPNMFGNNAGDGYEQNMFGNNAGDGYEQNMYGNNAGDGYEQQGNRYHDMVTDALHEAAIPDSSREEPNIDAQRFYNMLDAANEPIYEGCREGLSRLSLASRMMTIKSDHNLNEKCMDSWAQLINEYLPEGNLAADNFYEIQKLVAGLGLPSEMIDVCIDNCMIYWKDDEKLTECRFCQKPRYQETTGRNPVPYKRMWYLPITDRLKRLYHSERTAASMRWHAQHSVKDGEITHPSDAKAWKHFQTVYSDFANEFRNVYLGLCTDGFSPFGMSGRQYSLWPVILTPYNLPPEMCMQREFLFLSILVPGPKHPKRALDVFLQPLIHELKMLWHHGVQTWDYSQQQNFNMRAVLMWTISDFPAYGMLSGWTTHGRLSCPYCMDRTDAFQLKNGRKSCWFDCHRRFLPPHHTYRKNKKLFRKNKVVHVPPPVMQPGATLLEQIDYYGAKETCKVGGNWHTPPNMPDGYTASHNWHKKSIFWELPYWKDHLLRHNLDMMHIEKNVFENIMNTLLDVKGKSKDNLKSRLDLPELCARPELHVTREGKLPVPNFRLSGVAKQKLFDWVNSDVNGSYRSQ, encoded by the exons ATGGCGTCCGGACATGAAATATACGCGTTACGGGCATGGATGTACAATCATAAGGATCCGGAGACTGGTGAAGTAACGAAAGAGTATCGTGCTGGACTACGAGGATTTTTACAACAGGCAACTAATCAACCATTCGCAAGGGAGCATGGTAAAATCTTTTGTCCCTGTAGAAAATGCAAGAACGAGCCATATTTAGAAATAGATACTGTGAAGAGGCATTTATATAATAGAGGATTTAGACCAAATTACTACATATGGTTTTTGCATGGGGAAGGTGCATCAAGTAGTAGTACGGGTCAGGGATTTGAACTGCCAAATTATAATGCAGATTATTATGATCCTCGTGAGCCAAATATGTTTGGAAATAATGCGGGTGATGGGTATGAGCAAAATATGTTTGGAAATAATGCGGGGGATGGGTATGAGCAAAATATGTATGGAAACAATGCGGGGGATGGGTATGAGCAACAGGGAAATAGGTATCATGATATGGTTACAGATGCATTGCATGAAGCTGCTATTCCTGATAGTAGTAGggaagaacctaacatagacgcacaacgattttataatatgttagaCGCTGCCAATGAACCCATCTACGAAGGATGTAGAGAAGGGCTTTCTAGATTATCACTAGCATCTAGGATGATGACTATTAAAAGTGATCATAATCTAAATGAGAAGTGCATGGATTCGTGGGCTCAACTCATTAATGAGTATTTACCAGAAGGTAATCTTGCTGCTGATAATTTCTATGAAATTCAGAAGCTAGTTGCCGGTCTTGGTCTACCATCTGAAATGATTGATGTATgcattgacaactgcatgatttactgGAAAGATGATGAAAAACTGACGGAATGTCGATTTTGTCAAAAACCAAGATATCAAGAAACCACAGGAAGGAATCCTGTGCCGTACAAACGTATGTGGTACTTACCGATCACAGATAGATTGAAGCGTTTGTACCACTCAGAAAGGACAGCCGCGtcgatgagatggcatgcccaACATTCGGTGAAAGATGGCGAGATTACACATCCCTCAGATGCAAAGGCATGGAAACACTTTCAAACCGTATATTCCGACTTTGCGAATGAGTTTAGGAACGTTTATCTTGGCTTATGCAcggatggatttagtccatttggtaTGTCTGGAAGGCAATACTCTTTATGGCCTGTCATCTTGACGCCATACAACCTCCctccggagatgtgcatgcaaagaGAATTTTTGTTCTTGAGTATTCTAGTGCCTGGTCCAAAACATCCAAAGCGAGCACTTGATGTTTTTTTGCAACCTTTGATCCATGAGCTGAAGATGTTGTGGCATCATGGCGTGCAGACATGGGATTACTCGCAGCAACAAAACTTTAATATGCGTGCAGTGCTTATGTGGACCATTAGTGACTTCCCCGCATATGGAATGTTATCGGGTTGGAccacacatggaagattatcatgtccatattgtatGGATAGGACAGATGCTTTTCAGCTGAAAAATGGGAGGAAGtcatgttggtttgattgtcaccgtagATTTCTTCCGCCGCATCATACATATCGTAAGaacaagaaattgtttaggAAAAACAAGGTAGTGCATGTTCCTCCCCCAGTAATGCAACCAGGAGCAACTTTGTTAGAGCAGATTGATTATTACGGTGCTAAGGAGACAtgtaaagttggaggaaattggcacaCTCCACCTAACATGCCAGACGGGTATACGGCATCTCataattggcataagaagagcaTATTTTGGGAACttccatattggaaggatcatCTCTTAAGGCACAACCTTGATATGATGCACATAGAGAAGAATGTTTTTGAGAATATCATGAACACTCTTTTGGATGTGAAGGGAAAGAGTAAAGATAATTTGAAATCGAGGTTGGATTTGCCAGAGTTATGTGCAAGACCAGAGCTGCATGTGACAAGAGAAGGAAAATTACCAGTTCCGAATTTTAGATTGTCTGGGGTGGCGAAGCAAAAGTTGTTTGACTGGGTAAATTCTGATGTAAA CGGCTCCTACCGTTCGCAAtga